Sequence from the Candidatus Omnitrophota bacterium genome:
CAGGAAGACCTTTAAACTCATCGAAAGGGTCCCCGCAGATGCACCTCTGGGAGTGCAGCTCGTCGGGCAAAACGAGGATAAGTTCGCTTACGTCTCCAATCTCTTGCAGAGGAAGGGTTACAGGATGATCGACATCAACGCGGGTTGTCCTGCCAGGAAAGTCATCAAAGCCGGTAAGGGCGCTGCGCTTCTTAAGTCTCCTGAGAAGATCCACAGCATAGTGAAGAGGGTGGTCAGCGAGGTCGACGTGCCGGTTACCGTTAAAATACGCAGCGGGTGGGATGAAAATACCAGAAATTATCTTGAGGTGGCGGATGCGGCTTCTTCTGCGGGCGCAAAAGCTATCTGTGTTCATGTCCGTACCAGGGAGCAGATGTACAAGGGAAAGGCCGATCACGAAGTTAGCCGCCAGATAAAGAGCGCCCTGGATATTCCCGTTTTCGCCAGCGGTAACATTTTTAACGCCGAAAGCGCGGGAAAGGTTCTCTCCCAGACTGGTTGCGACGGGGTTTTCGTGGCAAGGGGCGCGCTTGGCCGCCCGTGGATATTCAGAGAGATCAACGGTTCTTTGACCGGGGGTGTGATCCCGCGCCCGCCCGGTTTCGACCAGATGAAAAGGGTGATGATAGAACACTACCGGTTATGTACCGAATATCTTGAGCCCGGCAGGGTCCATTCGAGGATGTACAAGCATGTCAGCTGGTATCTCAAAGGATACAAGAACCTTGACGATATCATGAAAGAATACCAGAAAGCCGGCACCCTGGACGGATTCATGCGTTTGGTGGAGAGGCTTCGTCTCGATAACGGCAAATACCTTAAATTGGGGGATAAATGAAAAAGGTAATACTGGCTTCGGCTTCAAAAAGAAGGTCCGATATTCTCGATTCCTGCGGGATCGAACACATTATCGTTATAAGTGATATTGAAGAAAAGACCGGCAAGGGAAAGAACGTATCGGATACGGTCCTTACTAATGCCGCAAGAAAAACGGAAAAGGTCTCGCGCGAGGCCGAGAAGGCAGTGGTGATAGGCGCTGATACTCTTGTCGTGCACGGTGAGGAAGTCCTGGGAAAACCGCAGGATGAGAACGCCGCGCGCCGGATGCTTAGCAAGTTCTCCGGTACCGAGGTTGAAGTTTATACGGGTCTCTGCGTTATAGACACTGATACCGGCAAGAAAGCCAAGGGCTTCGAAAAGAGCTCTCTTGAGGTAGTGCCGCTGTCCGGGGAGCAGGTGGAGAGATATTTCAGGCTGCTAGGGCCTTATGACAAGGCGGGCGGCTTTACCATCGAGGGTATTGGTTCTCTGATTTTTGATAACATAAAAGGATCCTTTTACAATATCCTGGGCCTGCCTATGATCAAGCTTAAGGAGATGTTCAAGGAGCTGGGCCTTGATATACTGGATTTCGTGAAAACATGAAAAAGTATTACGTTATACCTTTTTTTATACCGTTCAGGGGCTGCCCCAATAAATGCGTTTTCTGTGACCAGAACAGGATAACCGGCGAAAAGATGCCCGCTCCCGGTGAGATCTCCGAAAAGATGGAAAAATATCTTCACACCATGCCGATTTCGGGTGTTCATATTGAAGCCGGATTTTTCGGCGGGAGTTTTACCGGGCTATCGCGGAGAATGCAGACGGAATATCTTTCCCCGCTCGGGCCATATCTTAAAAAAGACCGTATACACGGCATAAGGCTTTCGACGCGACCCGATATGGTGGACGAGGAGACGGTGGTCTTCCTCAAGGACAAGGGTGTTACCTGCGTGGAGCTTGGCGTACAGTCGATGTGCGAGGGAGTTCTTTCATTGTCCCGCCGGGGACATACCCCCCTGGATACAGAGAGAGCCTCTCGACTGGTCCTCAGGCACGGTCTTATGCTCGGACACCAGATGATGGTGGGGCTTCCCGGAAGCAGTAGGGAGAAAGAGCTCTATACCGCCGAACGCATAAAACAGCTCGGTGCCTCTCAGGTCAGGATATACCCGCTTTTGGTGATAAAGGGCACAGAACTGGAGAAGATGTGGAAAAGTGGTGAATATACCGCTCTCGGGCTTGAAGAAGCCGCAGAAAGAGCGGCGCTTCTGATCTCGTTTTTTGAATCAAGCGGGGTAAAGGTCATTCGCTGCGGGCTGCATCCTTCCCCGGGGCTTATATCGGGCGAGGAATATCTTGCCGGACCATTTCATCCATCCTTCGGGCAGATGGCAAGGCGCAGAGCAAAGGAACTTGTTTGCAGAGATGCTGATCGTTCACGATAAAAGACTTCCCGAAAAATATACCAGAGCGCTTTCTCAAAAAATAGGAGGTGCTTCGTTCCTGGCTTTCGAGGGCGTTCCCTCAAGTGGATATGAATCCATTCGCGCTCATCCTGATATTTATTTTTTCCAGCTGGACAGGGATAGTCTAGTGCATTCTCCATCGGTGCCGGATGGATATCTTAAGATCCTGAGAAGGGCCGGAGTGCGTCTTATAAAAGGGGCGGAAGATCCCGGGGAAAAATATCCTTATACGGCCCCGTATAACGCAGTAAGGGTAGGGGATGCCGTCTTCTGTAACTCCAGGTATACCGATCCGGTCATTAAGCAAATGCTGAAGCGGGAAGGCCTCAGATGTGTGGACGTTAAACAGGGATACGCGAGGTGCTCCGTTATCCCCGTAAGCGGCAACGCCCTGATAACGGCTGACAGGGGTATTGCCGAAGCTGCGGGCAGAGAGGGTTTTGCGGTGCTTCTTGTCACAGCTGGGGCGGTCGTTCTTCCCGGTGAGAAGGCCGGTTTCCTGGGAGGTGCTGCCGGTGTGGCC
This genomic interval carries:
- a CDS encoding radical SAM protein produces the protein MKKYYVIPFFIPFRGCPNKCVFCDQNRITGEKMPAPGEISEKMEKYLHTMPISGVHIEAGFFGGSFTGLSRRMQTEYLSPLGPYLKKDRIHGIRLSTRPDMVDEETVVFLKDKGVTCVELGVQSMCEGVLSLSRRGHTPLDTERASRLVLRHGLMLGHQMMVGLPGSSREKELYTAERIKQLGASQVRIYPLLVIKGTELEKMWKSGEYTALGLEEAAERAALLISFFESSGVKVIRCGLHPSPGLISGEEYLAGPFHPSFGQMARRRAKELVCRDADRSR
- the dusB gene encoding tRNA dihydrouridine synthase DusB, with protein sequence MDTITRTDNSPIRQMIEAKAVLAPMAGITDVPFRMLARSFGCAFCFTEMIDVNGIIYNNRKTFKLIERVPADAPLGVQLVGQNEDKFAYVSNLLQRKGYRMIDINAGCPARKVIKAGKGAALLKSPEKIHSIVKRVVSEVDVPVTVKIRSGWDENTRNYLEVADAASSAGAKAICVHVRTREQMYKGKADHEVSRQIKSALDIPVFASGNIFNAESAGKVLSQTGCDGVFVARGALGRPWIFREINGSLTGGVIPRPPGFDQMKRVMIEHYRLCTEYLEPGRVHSRMYKHVSWYLKGYKNLDDIMKEYQKAGTLDGFMRLVERLRLDNGKYLKLGDK
- the maf gene encoding septum formation protein Maf, with amino-acid sequence MKKVILASASKRRSDILDSCGIEHIIVISDIEEKTGKGKNVSDTVLTNAARKTEKVSREAEKAVVIGADTLVVHGEEVLGKPQDENAARRMLSKFSGTEVEVYTGLCVIDTDTGKKAKGFEKSSLEVVPLSGEQVERYFRLLGPYDKAGGFTIEGIGSLIFDNIKGSFYNILGLPMIKLKEMFKELGLDILDFVKT